Genomic segment of Molothrus ater isolate BHLD 08-10-18 breed brown headed cowbird unplaced genomic scaffold, BPBGC_Mater_1.1 matUn_MA515, whole genome shotgun sequence:
gtcccagggcctcaggacaaggtgtctcctcccagcccttggtggcacagaccctgctgtgccccagggcaccaagatTTGGCTTCTCTCTatccccacctgtcatcactgcctgcagttctctgctctgcctggggcctggggacactttctcagtcgtgtccctcagtgggacccattaaaagtgcaagaaactttggagttggattctgaTGTGGAGTTCTGGGGAGGTTTCTTCcgctccctctcagggactgatgttcagggcctgagcacaaaggcccagaggctgattaaagtccttgtgctgtgtctgtgctgctgagctgggctgggctcccggcacagaggcagctcctggtcaccaagaagagcttcaaaagcacatttctctggatgagcagctcttctgccagccccgcagggctggggcactgcctgcagccagcccgggcacagcacagaggcacagagagcttcaatcagtcagggctgggaaggggctgagaagtgcctggggcacaatcactgccagcccttggcacaggcacctctggctgcaggacagtgcagctgcagctcctggagccatctcctgcagctggaacatgccaatgcctgcagagcctgtgagtacattctctgattgtctcttgtgcagagcagccaggggtgcccagggctgtcctgcagagcagggtcctgcagcccagggcgctgtgctggggcagggactctgctgcctgccagggacagctctcagccagccctgacagctgctcccagcactgggggacaagatctggctgggaggagacagctggtgaggcttgggagtgttctccttgtgtggggaggatgctgcattgttcaggaatgctcccagcatggcattTAACTGCAGAAGATTTTCAAGTGGATGATACAGGGAGCACAACAAGGCAGGGAATGcataaaagacaaaatactgcttttcatTCTACTTCTCTGGGTTGCCTGGATAGGATTTGTACATAGATCTTCATCTCTCAGTTCAGGTCGACgaaaaaatttttctttcaggtcTAAATTAAACAGGCAGTGACAGAAATCAGCACTTAGAGGCAGCATCAGTGTcgcttttccagcctcctcaggaTTGCTCTGACGTTgccatcagagcctgcagagccagagctgcccctgggcagtgcctgagctgggagggctctgcagggcagagctgagcccccagggctgggctgggctctggcagcactggcagggcccagccctgggcacagggaagcagctgcctgcagggacagctccaggcagcagaggcctgggcaggcagtgggggaaaagtgcccccaggctgtgctgggatattTCAAGTCCTCTCCAATCccaactattccatgattactTTTTTACAGATCTTCATGCCAAGGCACCAcagcaaatgtccaacagcagctccatcttgcacttcctcctgctggcattggcagacacgcggcagctgcagctcctgcacttctgcctcttgctgggcatctccctggctgccctcctgggcaacggcctcatcatcagcgccgtagcctgcggccaccacctgcacacgcccatgttcttcttcctgctcaacctggccctcactgacctgggctccatctgcaccactgtccccaaagccatgcacaattccctctgggacaccagcaacatctcctactcaggatgtgctgctcagctctttttctttacGTTCTTCATCTCAGCAGAATTTTCCCTCCTGACCGTgatgtgctacgaccgctacgtgtccatctgcaaacccctgcactacgggaccctcctgggcagcagagcttgtgcccacatggcagcagctgcctgggccagtgcctttctcactgctctcatgcacacggccaatacattttccctgcccctgtgccatggcaatgcc
This window contains:
- the LOC118701437 gene encoding olfactory receptor 14I1-like, with translation MSNSSSILHFLLLALADTRQLQLLHFCLLLGISLAALLGNGLIISAVACGHHLHTPMFFFLLNLALTDLGSICTTVPKAMHNSLWDTSNISYSGCAAQLFFFTFFISAEFSLLTVMCYDRYVSICKPLHYGTLLGSRACAHMAAAAWASAFLTALMHTANTFSLPLCHGNALGQFFCEIPQILKLSCPHSNLREFGLIAVSACLALGCFVFIVFSYVQIFRAVLRIPSEQGRHKAFSICLPHLAVVSLFISTAVFAYLKPPSMSSPSLDLALSVLYSVVPPALNPLIYSLRNQEVKAAVWRLMTECFQKH